One Miscanthus floridulus cultivar M001 chromosome 11, ASM1932011v1, whole genome shotgun sequence DNA window includes the following coding sequences:
- the LOC136494297 gene encoding heavy metal-associated isoprenylated plant protein 16-like, which produces MKQKIVIRLSMASDKCRSKAMVLAAKADGVSKMGITGDGKDQLEVEGDGIDTVCLVNCLRKKIGRADIVKVEEVKPEEKKPEEKKPEEKKPEVVPLPYDWWYPNYYHYHPQWQW; this is translated from the exons ATGAAG CAAAAGATCGTGATCAGGCTGAGCATGGCAAGCGACAAGTGCCGGTCCAAGGCCATGGTGCTGGCAGCCAAAGCAGATGGGGTGAGCAAGATGGGAATCACCGGCGACGGCAAGGACCAGCTGGAGGTGGAGGGCGACGGCATCGACACCGTCTGCCTCGTCAACTGCCTGCGCAAGAAGATCGGCCGCGCCGAcatcgtcaaggtggaggaggtgaagcCCGAGGAGAAGAAGCCTGAGGAGAAGAAGCCGGAGGAGAAGAAGCCCGAGGTCGTGCCGCTGCCGTACGACTGGTGGTACCCCAATTACTACCACTACCACCCGCAGTGGCAGTGGTGA